The genomic region tcctcttttgtcTTTCAGCAGATCTGTACTTTGCTGCTCGTGCTGGTTGTAGTTTCTTCTTTCTTCTTTTCTTGGGGTTCCTAGTTTTGGGAAGTGGACAGTGTTATTTATATCCAAGGGATTTTGAGATAATTTCCGTTTGGTTCCCAGTGGGGTCTTCTTTTTCTCGATCAGCTCGATTCTCCTCTTGTAAGCTTCACATGACGTAGCATTTGCTGGATGTTTTCCTCCACAGTTGGCACATGTGGCTGGAGTATCCCTGGTTTTTGTGCACTCTCTTGTAAGGTGATTTTCGGCACATTTGAGGCACAATGGTTTTGCGACGCAGTTTGTTGTTGAGTGCCCCCACTCTTGGCATCTCCTACACTGCGTTATTCGTCGTTTGTTCATGTAATGTTCCCATGTGATTTTCATGTTTCAAGTATGCTATCTGTTTTTGTATAGTGTTCAGATTGGTGTCTCCAGTCATGGTTACCATGTGTTTGGTCTGTCTAGTATTCTTCATTAGGGACACATTAATCACATTGAAACCCTGGAGTTCAATTTCTTCCTTTATTGCGGTGGGTTCAGTATCTTCATGGAGTCCTCTGATTACATATGTTTTCTTACATATGctaaatttattttgtaattttatcgAGCTCTGTGGTTTGATTGGGTTCACATAGTTGTGATCTGTCCTcttatttgttttcattttttggggGGATATTTCCAACTTTCTCTTAGGTGCTTCGGTTATCACTATACTTGTGAAATTCCCTTCATGTTTCCCTGAATCGGGAAGCACATGGTGATTAGTGAGGTTAGGATCActtattttgttatttgttgATGAGACACGTATATTGGAATTATATTTGATTGTTTTGCTGTTACAGTGAGGTAGTTTTATTGTATAGGAGTgcttttttggtttttattcCAATTATTCGCAATGTTCTGTGATTTTTCGTCGTTGTTATGGCACGGGACGAGAACTGGCGTGTTCAGCGTGATATGGTCGTTGGCTGAgaagattttaaaaaaatggcgtTTTAACACACGAACTACCGAGGACTGACGTATACCTACTTCTACGGGATGGGCCAAAATGACTTGTTTCTTAAATTCTAAAAGATATATAAGAAAAGACagcaatttttacgtttttatatattttttaattttataaacaacGTTTAAATATAATCTTTGAATAATAGTAATACAAtagcagtaattttttaaataattatgcatAAAAGTtaagaacattttttaaagttaCAGATATTTTAGCAGAACATTTACCACAGACTCGTTTATGGCATGTACCACAAATGTTGTGCGTTTTATTATTAGTACAATATGCTATTTGACACCGTTTACGTTTCATCGACATATGTGTCTGATTTTGTGACGATATTGATGATATTATTCCTTCTGCTTGATCTGTAGATCTACCGATTAGTTCTTGGTAGTCAAATGCAAGTTCTTCGCATAACTGAAATAAAAAGtattttcttgaaatattttcacctgtTGTTTATTTATACAATATCCATGCATTTATTCCGACAAGAtctaaaatattgtaaaacacTTGTAATGGCCATCTTCGAGATCCAGCTTTCACAGTATATTTTCGAGCCATTTGATCCGTAAGATCTACGCCAAATTTGGTATTATTATAAAATGTAATCGTTTCAGGTAAacgtttttcatctttttcaaTCTTCACTGACTGATGTTTTGAGCTGAGCACTAACACTTTTTTATTGGGTTTAGTCTTATATATGGTCAGAGTACATTTCTCTGTTTTATAAAGTACTGTCGAAAGGCGAGACATGTCACCCTTTTTTGATTTTGCAAGTTTAGGTAGTTCTCTCTTATTTTGTCTTATAGTGCCAACTAGGGAAGTTCTTTTAGTTATGAGTTTTGTTGCTAATGGCAAACTTGTAAAGAAATTATCTGTTGTAACTGTTCTTCCGCAACCAATATATGGATCTATAAGTTTTAGGACGACAAATTCACCTAAACGCACGTCTAATCTCGTTTCGTCTTTTCCTAAGTAGGGAAATGCATTTACGATATATTTACTTTTTACATCCGACGCCAACCAGAATTTTATACCAATCTTATTCGGCTTGGTCGGCATATACTGCGTAAATCTACATCTGGCTTTTGTTGGGAATAACTGCTCATCAATTGTAATGGCAGCACCTGACTTCTAACATATTTGGCtatattcaatgaatttattccaCACCTCTGAAACTAatgcaaatttatttgtttgctATCTTTGGCTTCTTTCATTTCTCATATCAAATCGAATTAGCCGAAGAATTTTGGTGAATTTATTTCTGCTCATTGcattcgagaaaaattttggaCCCCATTTTTCGGACCATAAATATGaaagttttaaattttttgctTCGTATGCACCACGAGCATATAAAATTGCGATAAACGCATTCAACTCTGCTAACGAGAGAGTCCAGTCATGGTTATTCAAAATACGATGAGCTTCTgcttcagtaaaaattttgatatgTCTCATAACAGTATTGCAGAGTATCAAGGAAAAGGCTGTTCTTACACTACCTTTCATAATATGTCGTTTCGCGTATACCGTTGGACCTGACATTTCTTTGAAAATGTTGGGTCTTGGTAATCTTCCTGGTGTTGAGCCCTCTTACAGTTTTGTCCACACAGTGCCGTCAACAGCTATTTTAGGATCTTAATCGATTTCAGACACTTCAACATCCTGATCACTTTCACTTTCAGAATTAGAAAAAACTTGCAccgttttatttttcctacGCAAACGTCGAAATAGTTCATCTTCACTGTCACTAGCGGATGACTCGCTTCGGCTTTCGTTGGTTTATGGAAGGGATTCATTTTCAACTAGATCACTTTCATCACACTCTGTATCGGAACAATTTTCtgccaaattatttatttcttccaataatttactgcttcgtgaatttttttccattgtttcGACGTAATTATATTACTACTTCTGTAATTGACAATTTCTAAGGCTGATCAACAAGT from Diachasmimorpha longicaudata isolate KC_UGA_2023 chromosome 1, iyDiaLong2, whole genome shotgun sequence harbors:
- the LOC135168239 gene encoding uncharacterized protein LOC135168239, whose amino-acid sequence is MKITWEHYMNKRRITQCRRCQEWGHSTTNCVAKPLCLKCAENHLTRECTKTRDTPATCANCGGKHPANATSCEAYKRRIELIEKKKTPLGTKRKLSQNPLDINNTVHFPKLGTPRKEERRNYNQHEQQSTDLLKDKRGKNYWYQRSRGQSPDERNNRDENLPHELYLTTADEKLPDRNQKTNDIILNYGEHPIQSNNVSANKS